The Burkholderia ubonensis genome has a window encoding:
- the choW gene encoding choline ABC transporter permease subunit, which translates to MSEIIPLGRWVDQSVHYLLDHDAQTFDAIGRAIEGLAAFVEHSLQAIPMWLMMAIFIGVGLWRVGWRFALFTTASLLLIFATGFWDQTVITLGLTLSSTIISLVLGIPLGIWAAKSKWVAAIVRPILDLMQTMPAFVYLIPAAMLFGLGRVPGILSTVIFAMPPAVRLTSLGIRHVNREIVEAGQAFGCTPWQLLYKVQFPNALPSIMQGVNQTIMMALSMVIIASMVGAGGLGNDVLASIQRLDIGLGFESGLSVVLLAIILDRITESFGRAPGTAKAPLFAGLKQLFRVKAAPAQA; encoded by the coding sequence ATGTCTGAAATTATTCCGCTCGGTAGGTGGGTCGACCAGTCCGTTCATTACCTGCTCGACCACGACGCGCAGACGTTCGATGCGATCGGTCGAGCGATCGAGGGCCTCGCGGCATTCGTCGAGCACAGCCTGCAGGCGATCCCGATGTGGCTGATGATGGCGATCTTCATCGGCGTCGGCTTGTGGCGCGTGGGCTGGCGCTTCGCGCTGTTCACCACCGCGTCGCTGCTGCTGATCTTCGCGACGGGCTTCTGGGATCAGACCGTCATCACGCTCGGTCTCACGCTGTCGTCGACGATCATCAGCCTCGTGCTCGGCATCCCGCTCGGCATCTGGGCCGCGAAGAGCAAGTGGGTCGCCGCGATCGTGCGTCCGATCCTCGACCTGATGCAGACGATGCCGGCCTTCGTCTACCTGATTCCGGCCGCGATGCTGTTCGGTCTCGGGCGCGTGCCGGGGATCCTGTCGACGGTGATCTTCGCGATGCCGCCGGCCGTGCGCCTCACGAGCCTCGGCATCCGCCACGTGAACCGCGAGATCGTCGAAGCGGGCCAGGCGTTCGGCTGCACGCCGTGGCAGCTGCTGTACAAGGTGCAGTTCCCGAACGCGCTGCCGTCGATCATGCAGGGCGTGAACCAGACGATCATGATGGCGCTGTCGATGGTGATCATCGCGTCGATGGTCGGCGCGGGCGGCCTCGGCAACGACGTGCTCGCCAGCATCCAGCGTCTCGACATCGGCCTGGGCTTCGAAAGCGGCCTGTCGGTCGTGCTGCTCGCGATCATCCTCGACCGCATCACCGAGAGCTTCGGCCGCGCGCCGGGCACCGCGAAGGCGCCGCTGTTCGCGGGCCTCAAGCAGCTGTTTCGCGTCAAGGCCGCGCCCGCGCAGGCCTGA
- a CDS encoding DUF2339 domain-containing protein — protein MTWALAAIGFIAGGIAALFGDVSVATGALLGAVTGFCVGYALQEGRRTSGDTTSDASAISTPGSAPPSVVVPLADRVARLEATVDALTHELDALRGQLAGANAGVAAGSAAHAPAVIPVGKPAVTPSPAAMPPQPSVQPAAVRVATPASTIAVAPAPAPAPAPAASARASAEPAAAVAPTLTPAATTPPAPPAPPKPREPGIAERALRAARDWLLGGNTVVRVGIIVLFFGVAFLLKYAADNDLLPIEFRLAGTALAAAALLAIGWRVRARRAAYGLVLQGGGIGILYLTIFAATKLYALLPVGAAFPLMVAICALGAFLAVMQNALPLAFMGTAGGFLAPVLLSTGHGSHVALFSYYALLNAGVFAIAWFKAWRPLNLLGFVFTFTIGSAWGVTAYRPALLASTEPFLILFFLMYVGIALLYAVKRELALRHYVDGTLVFGTPIVATALQAALVKDIPFALAWSAVALSAFYLVVVAWLARRRARLALLFDAMLALAVIFATLAVPLAFSGPTTSAAWAIEGAAIVWVGVRERRLAPFAFGLSMQLAAAGAFFTSLLGAPDANALPVLNSPYIAMLLIALAGLFTGWWLHGRNEARAWHAWMPDVGSAAAVWGLLWWLSGGLHEILVYASRHVDLHADRFVVDATALFAAGTAWLAHLARRKLAWPIAEWPALALTPVLALLAIRAFDTHDAPLSGMGAFAWPIAVIACYALLLRQSRAIPASAASATARAATGAPTVAAVPAAWLAPLHTLMFWTLCGLCSLEGFWRLRAFVPEGAWSWSAWAYGFGALLLLVSGPGSRLRWPIGAYPRAYQLWGAAPLAALLWLWSIASVTSDGDASPLFWLPILNPLDVAQLLIFVAFAMWLRRLKALGVTWHPLAADLAALATVFLWFNALLLRTLHHHFHLAYDVDAVLSSFGMQQVFMVGWSVFAFAGMWLMRRDAIARICALASLPLIVVMWLWTFYANFTQDGGSWARIPLLNPLDLVLVAVYALAASWFVRVRRLGWSFGAYRVELLAAAGATAFLWLNAILLRTLHHWTGVPYAFDAMAESTLVQASVSVYWTLCALATMIWATRRALRPLWFVGAALLALTVIKLFVFDLSHVTGIERIVSFIGIGVLLLLIGYFSPLPPKAAAQPDDRQS, from the coding sequence ATGACTTGGGCCTTGGCCGCAATCGGCTTCATCGCGGGCGGTATCGCCGCATTGTTCGGGGATGTCTCGGTCGCCACCGGCGCGCTGCTCGGCGCGGTGACCGGCTTCTGCGTCGGCTACGCGCTGCAGGAAGGCAGGCGCACGAGCGGCGACACGACCTCCGACGCATCTGCAATTTCCACACCCGGCAGCGCGCCGCCATCTGTGGTGGTGCCGCTCGCCGATCGCGTCGCGCGGCTCGAAGCGACCGTCGACGCGCTCACCCACGAGCTCGACGCGCTACGCGGGCAGCTGGCCGGTGCGAACGCCGGCGTCGCGGCCGGCAGCGCCGCGCACGCGCCGGCGGTCATACCGGTGGGCAAACCGGCTGTCACGCCGTCACCCGCCGCGATGCCGCCGCAACCATCGGTGCAACCGGCGGCCGTGCGTGTCGCCACGCCGGCGTCGACGATCGCGGTTGCGCCTGCGCCTGCGCCCGCGCCCGCGCCTGCCGCTTCGGCGCGCGCGAGCGCCGAGCCTGCGGCCGCCGTCGCACCGACGCTTACGCCCGCCGCGACCACGCCGCCCGCACCACCCGCCCCGCCGAAGCCGCGCGAGCCCGGTATCGCGGAGCGCGCGCTGCGCGCCGCACGCGACTGGCTGCTCGGCGGCAACACGGTCGTGCGGGTCGGCATCATCGTGCTGTTCTTCGGTGTCGCGTTCCTGCTCAAGTACGCCGCCGACAACGACCTGCTGCCGATCGAATTCCGCCTGGCCGGCACCGCGCTCGCCGCGGCCGCCCTGCTCGCGATCGGCTGGCGCGTGCGCGCGCGGCGTGCGGCATACGGGCTCGTGCTGCAAGGCGGCGGCATCGGCATCCTGTATCTGACGATCTTCGCCGCCACCAAGCTCTACGCGCTGCTGCCGGTCGGCGCGGCGTTCCCGCTGATGGTCGCGATATGCGCGCTCGGCGCGTTCCTCGCGGTGATGCAGAACGCGCTGCCGCTCGCGTTCATGGGCACCGCGGGCGGCTTCCTCGCGCCGGTGCTGCTGTCGACCGGACACGGCAGCCACGTCGCGCTGTTCAGCTACTACGCATTGCTGAACGCGGGCGTGTTCGCGATCGCATGGTTCAAGGCGTGGCGTCCGCTGAATCTGCTCGGCTTCGTGTTCACGTTCACGATCGGTTCGGCGTGGGGCGTGACCGCGTATCGTCCCGCGTTGCTGGCGAGCACCGAACCGTTCCTGATCCTGTTCTTCCTGATGTACGTCGGCATCGCGCTGCTGTATGCGGTGAAGCGCGAGCTGGCGCTGCGTCACTACGTCGACGGCACGCTCGTGTTCGGCACGCCGATCGTCGCGACCGCGCTGCAGGCGGCGCTCGTGAAGGACATCCCGTTCGCGCTCGCGTGGAGCGCGGTCGCGCTGTCGGCGTTCTACCTCGTGGTCGTCGCGTGGCTCGCGCGGCGCCGCGCGCGTCTCGCGCTGCTGTTCGACGCGATGCTCGCGCTCGCGGTGATCTTCGCGACGCTCGCGGTGCCGCTCGCGTTCTCCGGCCCGACGACGAGCGCCGCGTGGGCGATCGAAGGCGCGGCGATCGTGTGGGTCGGCGTGCGTGAACGGCGCCTCGCGCCGTTCGCCTTCGGCCTGTCGATGCAACTCGCGGCCGCCGGCGCGTTCTTCACGAGCCTGCTTGGCGCGCCCGACGCGAACGCGCTGCCGGTGCTCAACAGCCCGTACATCGCGATGCTGCTGATCGCGCTCGCCGGGCTCTTCACCGGCTGGTGGCTGCACGGGCGCAACGAAGCGCGCGCGTGGCATGCGTGGATGCCCGACGTGGGCTCGGCGGCCGCGGTCTGGGGGCTGTTGTGGTGGCTCAGCGGCGGGCTGCACGAGATCCTCGTCTATGCGAGCCGCCACGTCGATCTGCATGCGGACCGCTTCGTCGTCGATGCGACCGCGCTGTTCGCGGCCGGCACCGCATGGCTCGCGCACCTGGCGCGCCGCAAGCTCGCGTGGCCGATCGCCGAATGGCCCGCGCTCGCGTTGACGCCGGTGCTCGCGCTGCTCGCCATCCGCGCGTTCGATACGCACGACGCGCCGCTGTCCGGCATGGGCGCGTTCGCGTGGCCGATCGCGGTGATCGCGTGCTATGCGCTGCTGCTGCGCCAGTCGCGCGCGATCCCCGCCTCGGCGGCATCGGCGACGGCCCGCGCCGCAACCGGCGCGCCGACCGTCGCAGCCGTGCCCGCGGCGTGGCTCGCGCCGCTGCACACGCTGATGTTCTGGACCTTGTGCGGCTTGTGCTCGCTCGAAGGCTTCTGGCGCTTGCGCGCGTTCGTGCCCGAAGGCGCGTGGAGCTGGAGCGCATGGGCGTACGGCTTCGGCGCGCTGCTCCTGCTGGTTTCGGGCCCCGGCTCGCGGCTGCGCTGGCCGATCGGCGCGTACCCGCGCGCCTACCAGCTGTGGGGCGCCGCACCGCTCGCCGCGTTGCTGTGGCTGTGGAGCATCGCGAGCGTGACGAGCGACGGCGACGCGTCGCCGCTGTTCTGGCTGCCGATCCTCAATCCGCTCGACGTCGCGCAGCTGTTGATCTTCGTCGCGTTCGCGATGTGGCTGCGCCGCCTGAAGGCGCTCGGCGTGACGTGGCATCCGCTCGCGGCCGATCTCGCGGCGCTCGCGACGGTGTTCCTGTGGTTCAACGCGCTGCTGCTGCGCACGCTGCATCACCATTTCCACCTCGCTTACGACGTCGACGCCGTGCTGTCGTCGTTCGGCATGCAGCAGGTGTTCATGGTCGGCTGGAGCGTGTTCGCGTTCGCAGGCATGTGGCTGATGCGGCGCGACGCCATCGCGCGCATCTGCGCGCTCGCGTCGCTGCCGCTGATCGTCGTGATGTGGCTCTGGACCTTCTACGCGAACTTCACGCAGGACGGCGGCAGCTGGGCGCGCATCCCGCTGCTCAATCCGCTCGATCTCGTGCTGGTGGCCGTCTACGCGCTCGCCGCGTCGTGGTTCGTGCGCGTGCGCCGGCTCGGCTGGTCGTTCGGCGCGTATCGCGTCGAGCTGCTCGCGGCGGCCGGCGCGACGGCGTTCCTGTGGCTGAACGCGATCCTGCTGCGCACGCTGCATCACTGGACGGGCGTGCCTTATGCGTTCGACGCGATGGCGGAATCGACGCTCGTGCAGGCATCCGTATCCGTGTACTGGACGCTCTGCGCGCTCGCGACGATGATCTGGGCAACGCGCCGCGCGCTGCGTCCGCTGTGGTTCGTCGGCGCCGCGCTGCTCGCGCTCACGGTGATCAAGCTGTTCGTGTTCGACCTGTCGCACGTCACCGGCATCGAACGCATCGTGTCGTTCATCGGCATCGGCGTGCTGCTGCTGTTGATCGGCTATTTCTCGCCGCTGCCGCCGAAGGCAGCGGCTCAACCGGACGATCGCCAATCATGA
- a CDS encoding DUF3999 domain-containing protein: MKRLAALLGLSLLTSFAAAGGPPGAERVARRFALDLDGSAAYYQLTVPQPVYAGSRRDDLGDVRIFNGAGEPVPYSLDAPATTAAALPPTRTPAHWFALPRTRGNDDRAPLGVAVAPDGSLRATLAAPARATHAVDLVDLSHVDGDVDALLVHLGDDSYQGRVAVEASDDLHDWRSLGSVQLLKVARGGDTLVQERIALDGMGSRYLRLEWLDDVPSIASIDVETRPRDARAVEAAAVPRQWRDAVRVRAGDTPGEYRFDTDGPYPVDRLRIDLPQPNTVARATVQSRSDAQSPWRDVADAVLFRLQRNGGEQRNPPLAFAPNPDRAWRIVVDMRNGGLGGGQPAVAIGWHPAALTFVARGTPPFTLGVGNAALSSSAVSRDALLIGMAPEVRPARVGAALATSEAAPEPSADADATRRYVLWGALVAAVAVLGTIAWRLARGSGEVRKRDE, from the coding sequence ATGAAGCGACTCGCAGCCCTGCTCGGCCTGAGCCTGCTGACTTCGTTCGCGGCCGCCGGCGGCCCGCCCGGCGCCGAACGCGTCGCACGGCGCTTCGCGCTCGATCTCGACGGCAGCGCCGCGTATTACCAGCTCACCGTGCCGCAACCCGTCTATGCGGGCAGCCGGCGCGACGACCTCGGCGACGTGCGGATCTTCAACGGCGCGGGCGAGCCGGTGCCGTATTCGCTCGATGCGCCCGCGACGACCGCGGCCGCGTTGCCGCCGACGCGCACGCCGGCACACTGGTTCGCGCTGCCGCGCACGCGCGGGAACGACGACCGCGCACCGCTCGGCGTAGCGGTCGCGCCGGACGGCTCGCTACGCGCGACGCTCGCCGCGCCGGCACGCGCGACGCATGCGGTGGATCTCGTCGACCTGTCTCATGTGGACGGCGACGTCGACGCGCTGCTCGTGCACCTCGGCGACGACAGCTACCAGGGACGCGTCGCGGTCGAGGCCAGCGACGATCTGCACGACTGGCGCTCGCTCGGCAGCGTGCAGTTGCTGAAGGTGGCACGCGGCGGCGACACGCTGGTGCAGGAACGTATCGCACTCGACGGCATGGGTTCGCGCTACCTGCGGCTCGAATGGCTCGACGACGTGCCGTCGATCGCTTCGATCGACGTCGAGACGCGTCCGCGCGATGCGCGCGCGGTGGAAGCCGCCGCGGTGCCGCGTCAATGGCGCGACGCCGTACGCGTGCGAGCCGGCGACACGCCGGGCGAATACCGGTTCGACACCGACGGCCCGTATCCGGTCGACCGCTTGCGCATCGACCTGCCGCAGCCGAATACGGTTGCGCGCGCAACGGTGCAGAGCCGCAGCGATGCGCAGTCGCCGTGGCGCGACGTCGCCGATGCGGTGCTGTTCCGGCTGCAACGCAACGGCGGCGAGCAACGCAACCCGCCGCTCGCGTTCGCGCCGAATCCCGACCGGGCTTGGCGCATCGTCGTCGACATGCGCAACGGCGGGCTCGGCGGCGGTCAGCCGGCCGTGGCGATCGGCTGGCATCCGGCCGCACTGACGTTCGTCGCGCGCGGCACGCCGCCCTTCACGCTCGGAGTCGGCAATGCGGCGCTGTCGTCGTCGGCCGTGAGCCGCGATGCGCTGCTGATCGGCATGGCGCCCGAAGTGCGTCCCGCGCGCGTGGGCGCGGCTTTGGCGACGTCGGAGGCCGCGCCGGAGCCGAGCGCCGACGCGGACGCGACCCGCCGCTACGTGCTGTGGGGCGCGCTGGTCGCCGCGGTCGCGGTGCTCGGCACGATCGCGTGGCGTCTCGCGCGCGGCAGCGGCGAGGTACGCAAGCGCGACGAATGA
- a CDS encoding NIPSNAP family protein, with protein MVTCFLRYVVDPYKLEQFETYGKMWIPLVEQFGGTHHGYFLASEGASDIALAMFSFPSLAEYERYRERSKADPACQAAFRYAEETRCIVSYERSFFRPVFE; from the coding sequence ATGGTCACCTGCTTTCTTCGTTACGTCGTCGATCCGTACAAACTCGAGCAGTTCGAAACCTACGGCAAGATGTGGATTCCGCTCGTCGAGCAATTCGGCGGCACGCATCACGGCTACTTCCTGGCGTCCGAAGGCGCGAGCGACATCGCGCTGGCGATGTTCTCGTTCCCGAGCCTTGCCGAATACGAGCGCTACCGCGAACGCTCGAAGGCCGACCCGGCATGCCAGGCCGCGTTCCGTTACGCGGAGGAAACGCGCTGCATCGTCAGCTACGAGCGCAGCTTCTTCCGGCCGGTGTTCGAGTAA
- a CDS encoding NADPH-dependent FMN reductase: MTAFDQHRRPFVVGIGGTTRAASSTERALAFALRGAQAAGARTRLFDGPFLHTLPHYAPEHNALTDAQRELIDTVREADAIIIATPGYHGGVSGLVKNALDTLEELRADQRPYLDGRAVGLIVTAYGWQAAGTVLTSLRSIVHALRGWPTPFGATVNTLETRFESADSCSDPKVVAQLETVGTQAAEFALAFASHRAASHAASVDALAPVLKIANQ; this comes from the coding sequence TTGACTGCATTCGATCAACACCGCCGGCCGTTCGTCGTCGGCATCGGCGGCACCACCCGCGCGGCCTCGTCCACCGAACGCGCGCTGGCGTTCGCGCTGCGCGGCGCGCAGGCGGCCGGCGCCCGCACCCGCCTGTTCGACGGACCATTCCTGCACACGCTGCCGCACTACGCGCCCGAACACAACGCGCTGACCGACGCGCAGCGCGAGCTGATCGACACGGTGCGCGAAGCCGACGCGATCATCATCGCGACGCCCGGCTATCACGGCGGCGTGTCCGGCCTCGTCAAGAACGCGCTCGACACGCTCGAGGAGCTGCGCGCCGACCAGCGGCCCTATCTCGACGGCCGCGCGGTCGGCCTGATCGTCACCGCGTACGGCTGGCAGGCCGCCGGCACCGTGCTGACGTCGCTGCGCTCGATCGTCCATGCGCTGCGCGGCTGGCCGACGCCGTTCGGCGCGACCGTGAACACGCTCGAAACGCGCTTCGAGAGCGCCGACAGCTGCTCGGATCCGAAAGTCGTCGCGCAGCTCGAGACGGTCGGCACGCAAGCCGCCGAATTCGCGCTCGCGTTCGCGTCGCATCGCGCGGCGTCGCATGCGGCATCGGTCGACGCGCTCGCGCCGGTGCTGAAGATCGCCAACCAGTAA
- a CDS encoding aminomethyltransferase: MTDTLQKEQAADHAMRNWTFERQGPVEIGSDAHKQMFCRMLLDTHNPYKPAVIDWPPLKPEELERLTSLPIWDIAVQTEGRASIRVATFASTVRDPLLKQALDMDGGEEARHKVVLSKLVEAYGIKLAPEPAYPAPKDAEWAWMVTGFSECIDSFFAFGLFRSAQRSGYFPEELVETFEPVIQEEGRHILFFVNWYAWYWRNMAWWRRPAFFAKVAAVWAFLIWERIGIARGIDAEGVAHDANFPATGTAAVGDALNPRELIELCLAENDRRMAGYDERLLRPMFVPRMARLALRFLRK, encoded by the coding sequence ATGACTGACACGCTGCAGAAAGAGCAGGCAGCAGATCACGCAATGCGCAACTGGACCTTCGAGAGGCAAGGTCCGGTAGAGATCGGTTCCGATGCGCACAAGCAGATGTTTTGCCGCATGCTGCTCGACACACACAACCCGTACAAGCCGGCCGTGATCGACTGGCCGCCGCTCAAGCCCGAAGAGCTCGAGCGGCTCACGTCGCTGCCGATCTGGGACATCGCGGTGCAAACGGAAGGCCGCGCGTCGATTCGCGTCGCAACGTTCGCGTCGACCGTCCGCGACCCGCTGCTGAAGCAGGCGCTCGACATGGACGGCGGCGAGGAAGCGCGTCACAAGGTCGTGCTGTCGAAGCTGGTCGAGGCCTACGGCATCAAGCTGGCGCCCGAGCCGGCCTACCCGGCCCCGAAGGACGCCGAATGGGCGTGGATGGTGACGGGCTTCAGCGAATGCATCGACAGCTTCTTCGCGTTCGGCCTGTTTCGCTCCGCGCAGCGTTCCGGCTATTTCCCGGAAGAGCTCGTCGAGACCTTCGAGCCGGTGATCCAGGAAGAAGGCCGGCACATCCTGTTCTTCGTCAACTGGTACGCCTGGTACTGGCGCAACATGGCGTGGTGGCGCCGGCCGGCGTTCTTCGCGAAAGTCGCTGCCGTGTGGGCGTTCCTGATCTGGGAACGGATCGGTATCGCGCGCGGGATCGACGCCGAAGGCGTCGCGCACGACGCAAACTTCCCGGCGACCGGCACCGCGGCCGTCGGCGACGCGCTCAATCCGCGCGAGCTGATCGAACTGTGCCTCGCCGAGAACGACCGGCGGATGGCCGGCTACGACGAGCGGCTGCTGCGGCCGATGTTCGTGCCGCGGATGGCGCGGCTTGCGCTGCGCTTTCTGCGGAAATAG